In Halapricum desulfuricans, a single window of DNA contains:
- a CDS encoding DUF5789 family protein has protein sequence MADDKNGRENQADQEMQRQREREIEAELQRGDEPEPPVDTSTLAFFETELDTVAFPATGAEIVETVGDREIEAETGVYTVAELLPETDVETFESPAAVRTRVQRPTIASAMKRIVEAAAGIEQADFRTSQREAYERTFLELQAIDAVDDDEGISVVRDWVVEQIDKKGKLPGSRDVRRRAAKYCRANGYQVSNDEWLGV, from the coding sequence ATGGCAGACGACAAAAACGGCAGAGAGAACCAGGCGGATCAGGAGATGCAGAGACAGCGAGAACGAGAGATAGAGGCGGAACTACAGCGCGGGGACGAACCCGAACCCCCGGTCGATACCTCCACCCTCGCCTTCTTCGAGACGGAACTGGACACGGTAGCGTTCCCGGCAACGGGGGCCGAGATCGTCGAGACGGTCGGTGATCGGGAGATCGAAGCCGAGACCGGCGTCTACACCGTCGCCGAACTGCTCCCGGAGACGGACGTCGAGACCTTCGAGTCGCCAGCCGCCGTCCGGACGCGGGTCCAGCGGCCGACGATCGCTTCGGCCATGAAACGGATCGTCGAGGCAGCTGCAGGGATCGAACAGGCGGACTTTCGCACGTCTCAACGGGAGGCCTACGAGCGGACCTTTCTGGAACTGCAGGCGATCGACGCTGTCGACGACGACGAGGGCATCTCTGTGGTCCGGGACTGGGTCGTAGAACAGATCGACAAGAAGGGCAAACTCCCGGGTTCACGCGACGTGCGCCGGCGGGCGGCGAAATACTGCCGGGCGAACGGCTATCAGGTCAGCAACGACGAGTGGCTCGGTGTGTGA
- a CDS encoding alkaline phosphatase family protein → MGLFDRLRGDGGPRVAFFGIDGVPYSLLADHEEEFENLAAIADEGSAGAIDSIVPPESSACWPSLTTGVNPGETGVYGFQDREVGSYDTYVPMGRDVQATRVWDRIEAEDRRATVMNVPVTFPPQRDVQRMVSGFLSPSVEKAAYPDELRDYLEGIDYRIDVNAKLGHDADKSEFIEDAHETLERRFEAFKHYIQEDDWDLFFGVFMTTDRVNHFLFKDYEQDGEYREEFIEFYRTVDDYLGELRELLADDVTMMVASDHGFTSLEYEVHLNEWLAREGWLSYDDEDHEELGDIADETTAYSLIPGRFYLNLEGREPRGSVPESEYEEVRAELRAELERLEGPDGNPVADRVVTGEDAFRGDHDDIAPDLVVIPNHGFDLKAGFKGDSEVFGVGPRNGMHSFDNATLYVDNPDVRIEDADLFDIAPTILSLMDIEYDRTEFDGRSLV, encoded by the coding sequence ATGGGACTGTTCGACCGGCTTCGAGGCGATGGCGGGCCCCGTGTCGCGTTTTTCGGGATCGACGGGGTGCCCTACAGCCTGCTCGCCGACCACGAGGAAGAGTTCGAGAACCTCGCCGCGATCGCCGACGAGGGGAGCGCCGGCGCGATCGACAGTATCGTCCCCCCCGAGTCCAGCGCCTGCTGGCCGTCGCTGACGACCGGCGTCAACCCCGGCGAGACCGGCGTCTACGGCTTCCAGGACCGGGAAGTCGGCTCGTATGACACCTACGTCCCCATGGGTCGGGACGTGCAGGCGACCCGGGTGTGGGACCGCATCGAGGCCGAGGACAGGCGAGCGACGGTAATGAACGTGCCAGTCACGTTCCCGCCCCAGCGTGACGTCCAGCGGATGGTCTCGGGCTTTCTCTCGCCGAGCGTCGAAAAGGCCGCCTACCCCGACGAGCTTCGGGACTACCTCGAGGGGATCGACTACCGGATCGACGTCAACGCCAAACTCGGCCACGACGCGGACAAGAGCGAGTTCATCGAGGACGCCCACGAGACGCTCGAAAGACGGTTCGAGGCGTTCAAACACTACATTCAGGAGGACGACTGGGACCTGTTTTTCGGCGTCTTCATGACGACTGACCGGGTCAACCACTTCCTGTTCAAGGACTACGAGCAGGACGGCGAGTACAGAGAGGAGTTCATCGAGTTCTATCGCACGGTCGACGACTACCTCGGTGAGTTGCGGGAACTGCTCGCCGACGACGTGACGATGATGGTCGCTTCCGACCACGGGTTCACCTCGCTGGAGTACGAGGTCCATCTCAACGAGTGGCTCGCCCGGGAAGGGTGGCTCTCTTACGACGACGAGGACCACGAGGAGCTGGGCGACATCGCCGACGAGACGACGGCGTACTCGCTGATCCCCGGCCGGTTCTACCTCAATCTGGAGGGACGGGAACCGCGCGGGAGCGTGCCCGAATCCGAGTACGAGGAGGTACGCGCCGAACTCAGGGCCGAACTCGAGCGCCTCGAAGGGCCGGACGGCAACCCGGTCGCGGACCGGGTCGTCACCGGCGAGGACGCCTTCCGTGGCGATCACGACGACATCGCGCCCGATCTGGTCGTGATCCCCAACCACGGATTCGACCTGAAGGCCGGGTTCAAGGGCGACAGCGAGGTCTTCGGCGTGGGGCCGCGCAACGGGATGCACAGCTTCGACAACGCGACGCTGTACGTCGACAACCCCGACGTCCGCATCGAGGACGCCGACCTGTTCGACATCGCGCCGACGATCCTCTCGCTGATGGACATCGAGTACGACCGGACCGAATTCGACGGCCGCAGCCTCGTCTAG
- a CDS encoding class I SAM-dependent methyltransferase, with protein sequence MRQFSAEYLETTREGMWAGSREALSDLRLASRERVLDAGCGTGELTRVLREEVPGTVVGCDADPDLLARLEPPAVRGDATRLPFPDDSFDLVVCQALLINLPDPDAAIGDFARVSRDLVAAVEPDNGAVTVESTVESEPSLARRARERYLDGVDTDVTLGANVRERFEAAGLQDVRTRRYDHVRTVEPPYSEQAVEDARLKATGDGLADSRAELVAGDGPEAYERLREEWRSMGRSVVEQMQRRDYRRRETVPFYVTVGRVPGTRE encoded by the coding sequence GTGCGCCAGTTCAGCGCCGAGTACCTCGAAACCACCCGCGAGGGTATGTGGGCGGGCAGCCGCGAGGCCCTGTCCGACCTGCGACTGGCCAGCCGCGAGCGCGTGCTCGACGCCGGCTGTGGGACCGGCGAGCTCACGCGCGTTCTCCGCGAAGAGGTCCCGGGTACCGTCGTCGGCTGTGACGCCGACCCCGACCTGCTCGCCCGTCTCGAACCCCCGGCTGTTCGCGGGGACGCGACGCGACTGCCGTTCCCGGACGACAGCTTCGATCTCGTCGTCTGTCAGGCGCTGTTGATCAATCTGCCCGATCCCGATGCCGCGATCGGGGACTTCGCCCGCGTCTCGAGGGACCTCGTCGCGGCCGTCGAACCCGACAACGGGGCCGTCACCGTCGAGTCGACGGTCGAGTCCGAGCCGTCGCTGGCCCGCCGCGCCCGCGAGCGGTATCTCGACGGCGTCGATACCGACGTCACGCTGGGCGCGAACGTGCGCGAGCGATTTGAAGCGGCCGGCCTGCAAGACGTTCGAACCCGCCGGTACGACCACGTCCGGACCGTCGAGCCGCCCTACTCCGAGCAGGCCGTCGAGGACGCCCGCCTGAAGGCCACCGGCGACGGCCTGGCCGACAGCCGCGCCGAACTGGTCGCCGGCGACGGCCCCGAGGCCTACGAACGGCTGCGCGAGGAGTGGCGGTCGATGGGCCGATCGGTCGTCGAACAGATGCAACGGCGCGACTATCGCCGACGGGAGACGGTCCCGTTCTACGTGACTGTCGGCCGGGTGCCCGGGACTCGCGAGTGA
- a CDS encoding DUF7108 family protein, producing MTDLPEEAIEEAERLTRLARRASGEEARAYRRNREETLAEYGYTARVREADDTLVCHPEEWLDEEGLVRTERIEDLERGVERSLSGPGEPEDWEAVASHNAEIAERVEDEHGETHGATARALAEFASNHYAKPIESLTEAELAEFREEYFPRNAWPSDDQRERLSLSIEYTIEAATTDRDGTNA from the coding sequence ATGACCGACCTGCCGGAGGAGGCCATCGAGGAGGCCGAACGACTGACGCGACTGGCACGCCGGGCGAGCGGCGAGGAGGCGCGAGCGTACCGACGGAACCGCGAGGAGACCCTCGCCGAGTACGGCTACACGGCCCGGGTCCGCGAGGCGGACGACACGCTCGTCTGTCATCCCGAGGAGTGGCTCGACGAGGAGGGGCTGGTCCGCACCGAACGGATCGAGGACCTCGAGCGGGGCGTCGAGCGGTCGCTGTCCGGGCCGGGCGAGCCCGAGGACTGGGAGGCGGTCGCGTCACACAACGCCGAGATCGCCGAGCGAGTCGAGGACGAACACGGCGAGACGCACGGAGCGACGGCCCGGGCGCTGGCCGAGTTCGCGAGCAACCACTACGCCAAACCGATCGAGTCGCTGACCGAGGCCGAACTGGCGGAGTTCCGCGAGGAGTATTTCCCGCGTAACGCCTGGCCCAGCGACGACCAGCGCGAGCGACTCTCGCTGTCGATCGAGTACACTATCGAAGCAGCGACGACAGACCGAGACGGGACGAACGCCTAG
- a CDS encoding inorganic diphosphatase: protein MTNLWEDLETGPNPPEEIYAVVECLKGERNKYEYDKDIPGVVLDRVLHSNVHYPSDYGFIPQSYYDDEDPFDVLVLVEDQTFPGCVIEARPVALMKMDDDGEQDDKVIAVPTEDPRYDHIEDLEDIPQQTLDEIDEFFATYKNLEEGKEVETLGWEDKQAAFDAIEHAQQLYDETFA from the coding sequence ATGACGAACCTCTGGGAAGACCTGGAAACCGGACCGAACCCGCCCGAAGAGATCTACGCGGTCGTCGAGTGTCTCAAAGGCGAGCGCAACAAATACGAGTACGACAAGGACATCCCCGGCGTCGTGCTCGATCGGGTCCTGCACAGCAACGTTCACTACCCCTCCGATTACGGGTTCATTCCCCAGTCCTACTACGACGACGAGGACCCCTTCGACGTGCTGGTGCTCGTCGAAGATCAGACCTTCCCCGGCTGTGTCATCGAGGCGCGCCCGGTCGCGCTGATGAAGATGGACGACGACGGCGAGCAGGACGACAAGGTCATCGCCGTCCCGACCGAGGACCCCCGGTACGACCACATCGAGGACCTCGAGGACATCCCCCAGCAGACGCTCGACGAGATCGACGAGTTCTTCGCGACCTACAAGAACCTCGAAGAAGGCAAGGAAGTCGAAACGCTGGGCTGGGAGGACAAGCAGGCCGCCTTCGACGCGATCGAACACGCCCAGCAACTGTACGACGAAACGTTCGCGTAG
- a CDS encoding PadR family transcriptional regulator: MSEAQAVQNDPGITKELTAFQRNILVILAEESRYGLAIKRELESYYDSEVNHGRLYPNLDDLVEMGLVEKSELDKRTNQYALTDDGYEALLDQLAWELSKIVTDDARAADLRELIERAN, encoded by the coding sequence ATGTCAGAGGCACAAGCAGTTCAGAACGATCCTGGCATTACCAAGGAACTGACGGCGTTTCAGCGGAACATTCTGGTCATCCTGGCCGAGGAGTCCCGCTACGGGCTCGCGATCAAGCGCGAACTCGAGTCGTACTACGACTCGGAGGTCAACCACGGCCGGCTCTACCCGAACCTCGACGACCTCGTCGAGATGGGGCTCGTCGAGAAGAGCGAACTCGACAAGCGGACCAATCAGTACGCGCTGACGGACGACGGCTACGAGGCGCTGCTCGATCAGTTGGCCTGGGAACTGTCGAAGATCGTCACCGACGACGCTCGCGCGGCGGATCTGCGCGAATTGATCGAGCGAGCCAACTAG
- a CDS encoding PKD domain-containing protein: MVDAVDDLGMDPNGNEPIDAAFNDAIKTGTLIEFPPGEYLMETDHSDAGVSRFGVRGLGDHRNDVQFLPEAGSGIAFLHGGGPGPYMIENVSFHERDDETSMVYLGMGSENGVYVGNVEWLGRSPLDDASDYHISADVYDQDAVSVFENVYAGLDKPAIEADYPEGIAFFRAGPSHKGEVIIRNPVIHERNSAATRLTAGPGVTTIEGGEFVNNQNANIRFGAGDHPSKVSSATGCYVKADGSRDSADAIRVDASSNGYTGAVFRDIEIEWTKETGRGVIALPDWGGHGSAAFYDCVVHNDGAETLTVNADSVSPDDDAVVLENCSFTGSGRGFDAADRDGSVIRDSCIDMPNASIETFETENVSNGGCGEDTNEGPSASITVTDKTDLTVELSGSDSTDSDGDIVAYDWDVNDSSYQSESISHTFDSEGTYSVTLVVEDDDGATDSTTTEVSVSETALEKHLEIRGTGITTEYAFEVSEQLEPVSGTIEEWDDVTETSATGYVTETSHSDEFWIDGDITSFEFLEGEADVFLDGEQIDPTMDRLEIRGTGITTEYAFEVSKQLEPVSGTIEEWDDVTETSATGYVTETSHSDEFWIDGDITSFEFLKGRAEVYRNGDRIYPTERTLTIQGTGTPTEYAVKVGGEIEGVSDTFEGWDDVSGDTANGWVTNPSHVDEFTFTGELTSVEFLQGEADVFVDGEAVDVSAI; the protein is encoded by the coding sequence GTGGTCGACGCGGTCGACGATCTGGGGATGGACCCGAACGGCAACGAGCCGATCGACGCAGCGTTCAACGACGCCATCAAAACGGGGACACTGATCGAGTTCCCGCCGGGCGAGTACCTGATGGAAACCGATCACAGTGACGCGGGCGTCTCCCGGTTCGGTGTTCGCGGTCTAGGCGACCACCGCAACGACGTGCAGTTCCTGCCCGAAGCAGGGTCGGGGATCGCGTTCCTGCACGGTGGCGGGCCTGGGCCGTACATGATCGAGAACGTTTCCTTCCACGAGCGAGACGACGAGACCTCGATGGTGTATCTCGGGATGGGATCGGAAAACGGCGTCTACGTCGGCAACGTCGAGTGGCTCGGTCGGTCGCCGCTGGACGACGCAAGCGACTACCACATCAGCGCGGACGTGTACGATCAGGACGCGGTATCCGTCTTCGAGAACGTCTACGCGGGGCTGGACAAACCGGCTATCGAGGCCGATTACCCGGAAGGAATCGCGTTCTTCCGCGCCGGCCCCTCCCACAAGGGCGAAGTGATCATCCGGAACCCGGTGATCCACGAGCGCAACTCCGCGGCGACGCGACTGACAGCCGGCCCCGGTGTCACGACCATCGAGGGCGGGGAGTTCGTCAACAACCAGAACGCGAACATCCGGTTCGGTGCTGGCGATCACCCATCGAAAGTCTCCAGCGCGACCGGTTGCTACGTCAAGGCTGACGGGTCCCGCGACTCAGCCGATGCCATCCGGGTCGACGCAAGCAGCAACGGATACACCGGAGCGGTCTTTCGCGACATCGAGATCGAGTGGACCAAGGAGACGGGCCGTGGCGTCATCGCCCTGCCCGACTGGGGCGGTCACGGGAGTGCGGCGTTCTACGACTGCGTCGTGCACAACGACGGCGCGGAGACGCTGACCGTCAACGCGGATTCGGTGTCACCCGACGACGACGCGGTCGTACTCGAGAACTGTTCGTTTACCGGCTCCGGGCGTGGCTTTGACGCGGCGGACCGCGACGGGAGCGTCATCCGCGACTCCTGTATCGACATGCCGAACGCGTCGATCGAAACCTTCGAGACGGAGAACGTCTCGAACGGCGGGTGCGGCGAAGACACCAACGAGGGACCGTCGGCGTCGATCACGGTGACGGACAAGACCGACCTCACGGTCGAGCTCTCGGGTTCGGACTCCACGGACAGTGACGGCGACATCGTCGCCTACGACTGGGATGTCAACGACAGTTCCTACCAGAGTGAATCGATTTCACACACCTTCGATTCCGAGGGGACCTACAGCGTCACGCTGGTCGTCGAGGACGACGACGGTGCGACCGATTCGACGACGACCGAGGTGTCTGTCAGCGAAACCGCTCTGGAGAAGCACCTGGAGATCCGCGGAACCGGCATCACCACCGAGTACGCCTTCGAGGTGAGCGAACAGCTCGAACCCGTCTCCGGGACCATCGAGGAGTGGGACGACGTCACCGAGACGAGCGCCACGGGCTACGTCACTGAAACCAGCCACAGCGACGAGTTCTGGATTGACGGCGACATCACGTCCTTCGAGTTCCTCGAGGGCGAGGCCGATGTTTTCCTCGACGGCGAGCAGATCGACCCGACCATGGATCGACTCGAGATCCGGGGGACCGGCATCACCACTGAGTACGCCTTCGAGGTGAGCAAACAGCTCGAACCCGTCTCCGGGACTATCGAGGAGTGGGACGACGTCACCGAGACGAGCGCCACGGGCTACGTCACTGAAACCAGCCACAGCGACGAGTTCTGGATTGACGGCGACATCACGTCCTTCGAGTTCCTCAAGGGCCGCGCGGAGGTCTATCGGAACGGCGACCGGATCTACCCGACGGAGCGCACACTGACGATTCAGGGGACCGGCACGCCCACTGAATACGCCGTCAAGGTCGGCGGCGAGATCGAGGGCGTCTCGGACACTTTCGAAGGCTGGGACGACGTCTCCGGCGACACCGCGAACGGCTGGGTCACCAACCCCTCGCACGTCGACGAGTTCACCTTTACCGGCGAACTGACGAGCGTCGAGTTCCTGCAAGGCGAAGCCGACGTCTTCGTCGACGGCGAAGCGGTCGACGTCTCGGCGATCTGA
- the rnhA gene encoding ribonuclease HI: protein MPVIECDESAARERLEAAGIEIEPGNTDHERWRARHGGAIAVAYENKVVVQGEHPERLAGLLREGGGRAHVYFDGASRGNPGPAAIGWVVLTGDGIVSEGSERIGRATNNRAEYEGLVTALEVAADHGFEEVRIRSDSELVVKQLRGEWNTNDPDLRERRVRARELLSEFDSWSIEHVPRAVNERADKLANEALDEA from the coding sequence ATGCCGGTCATCGAGTGTGACGAATCGGCCGCTCGCGAGCGGCTGGAAGCGGCCGGGATCGAGATCGAACCCGGAAATACCGACCACGAGCGCTGGCGCGCGCGCCACGGCGGGGCGATCGCAGTCGCCTACGAGAACAAGGTAGTCGTTCAGGGGGAGCACCCGGAGCGACTCGCCGGACTGTTGCGGGAGGGCGGCGGCCGGGCGCACGTCTACTTCGACGGGGCCTCCCGTGGCAACCCCGGGCCGGCGGCGATCGGCTGGGTGGTCCTGACCGGCGACGGAATCGTCAGCGAGGGGAGCGAGCGCATTGGCCGGGCGACCAACAACCGCGCCGAGTACGAGGGGCTGGTCACGGCCCTGGAGGTTGCCGCCGACCACGGCTTCGAGGAGGTCCGGATCCGAAGCGACTCGGAACTGGTGGTCAAACAGCTCCGGGGAGAGTGGAACACGAACGATCCGGACCTGCGCGAGCGACGGGTCCGTGCCCGGGAACTGCTCTCGGAGTTCGACTCGTGGTCGATCGAACACGTTCCGAGAGCGGTAAACGAGCGCGCTGACAAGCTGGCAAACGAGGCGCTCGACGAGGCGTGA
- a CDS encoding transcription initiation factor IIB: MTRSTRQRERESETETDAEEEVVQQCPECGSEELVKDADRGELVCDECGLVVEEGNIDPGPEWRAFNHQERQEKSRVGAPTTKTMHDKGLTTTIDWKDKDAYGRSISSKKRSQMHRLRKWQERIRTKDAGERNLQFALSEIDRMASALGVPRSVREVASVIYRRALDDDLIRGRSIEGVATSALYAACRKEGIPRSLEEISDVSRVERKEIGRTYRYISQELGLEMEPVDPKKYVPRFCSELDLSEEVQTKANEIIEETAEQGLLSGKSPTGYAAAAIYAASLLCNEKKTQREVADVAQVTEVTIRNRYQEQIEAMGIHS; this comes from the coding sequence ATGACACGGTCCACCCGCCAGCGGGAACGCGAGTCCGAGACGGAGACAGACGCCGAGGAGGAAGTCGTCCAACAGTGTCCGGAGTGTGGGTCGGAGGAGCTCGTCAAGGATGCGGATCGAGGTGAACTGGTGTGTGACGAGTGCGGGCTCGTCGTCGAGGAGGGGAACATCGACCCCGGCCCGGAGTGGCGCGCGTTCAACCATCAGGAGCGCCAGGAGAAATCCCGGGTCGGCGCGCCGACGACGAAGACGATGCACGACAAGGGGCTGACGACGACGATCGACTGGAAGGACAAGGACGCCTACGGCCGCTCGATCTCTTCGAAAAAGCGCAGTCAGATGCACCGCCTTCGCAAGTGGCAAGAGCGGATCCGAACGAAGGACGCCGGCGAGCGCAACCTGCAGTTCGCGCTTTCGGAGATCGACCGCATGGCCTCGGCGCTGGGCGTCCCGCGATCGGTCCGGGAGGTCGCGTCGGTGATCTACCGGCGCGCGCTCGACGACGACCTCATCCGCGGCCGGTCGATCGAGGGTGTTGCCACGTCGGCACTGTACGCCGCCTGTCGGAAGGAGGGGATTCCGAGAAGTCTCGAAGAGATTTCCGACGTCTCTCGGGTCGAGCGCAAGGAGATCGGCCGGACGTATCGCTATATCTCCCAGGAACTCGGTCTAGAGATGGAGCCCGTCGATCCCAAGAAGTACGTTCCGCGGTTCTGTTCTGAACTCGACCTCTCTGAGGAGGTCCAGACGAAAGCCAACGAGATCATCGAGGAGACCGCCGAACAGGGGCTGCTCTCGGGCAAATCGCCGACCGGCTACGCCGCCGCTGCGATCTACGCCGCGTCCCTGCTCTGCAACGAGAAGAAGACCCAGCGAGAAGTCGCCGACGTCGCGCAGGTCACTGAAGTTACGATCCGCAATCGCTATCAGGAACAGATCGAAGCGATGGGCATCCACAGCTGA
- the hisS gene encoding histidine--tRNA ligase, translating into MTDIESLKGFYDRYPEEFAAWRDVIDVVETTAAEFGFREIDTPAVERRALYEIKSGEELMDQTYSFKDRGGRQVTLTPEQTPTRARLVQQRKDLKTPIKWYDTSKRWRYENVQKGRDREFFQTDIDVFGIESVEADAEVIAVAATIYERLGVADRVEFLINDRTLLDALLAAEGIANTDAVMKVIDDKEKLAREEFLTELRNTGVAHESAERIDELTSIRGPITEEIDRLRELAPDDEAAVEAVDRMADLADALESYGVAEACKLDLSIVRGLAYYTGLVFEAFDSEGELRALFGGGRYDDLVGLFGSQDVSAVGFAFGYSTTRELLKMEGEWPAEEVSTDVYVAAVSGDVREAALGFASGLREAGLVVETDLANRGLGGQFEYADSINADTVLIVGQRDLDDGVVTVRDMDSGDERRVSIEDVVDELA; encoded by the coding sequence ATGACCGACATCGAGAGCCTGAAGGGATTCTACGATCGGTATCCCGAGGAGTTCGCCGCCTGGCGGGACGTCATCGACGTCGTCGAGACGACTGCCGCGGAGTTCGGCTTCCGGGAGATCGACACGCCGGCCGTCGAGCGTCGGGCGCTCTACGAGATCAAGTCCGGCGAGGAACTGATGGACCAGACCTACTCCTTCAAAGATCGCGGGGGCCGGCAGGTCACGCTCACGCCCGAGCAGACGCCGACCCGTGCGCGGCTGGTCCAGCAGCGCAAGGACCTCAAGACGCCGATCAAGTGGTACGACACCTCGAAACGGTGGCGCTACGAGAACGTCCAGAAGGGCCGGGATCGGGAGTTCTTCCAGACCGACATCGACGTCTTCGGCATTGAGTCCGTTGAGGCCGACGCCGAGGTCATCGCCGTCGCCGCGACGATCTACGAGCGGCTGGGCGTGGCCGACCGCGTCGAGTTTCTGATCAACGACCGGACGCTGCTCGATGCGCTGCTGGCAGCCGAGGGGATCGCCAACACCGACGCGGTGATGAAAGTCATCGACGACAAGGAGAAACTCGCCCGCGAGGAGTTCCTGACCGAGTTGCGCAACACCGGCGTCGCTCACGAGTCGGCCGAACGGATCGACGAACTCACCTCGATCCGGGGGCCGATCACCGAGGAGATCGACCGGTTGCGCGAGCTCGCGCCCGACGACGAGGCTGCCGTCGAGGCAGTCGATCGGATGGCTGATCTGGCCGACGCGCTGGAGTCCTACGGCGTCGCTGAGGCCTGCAAGCTCGACCTGTCGATCGTCCGCGGGCTCGCCTACTACACGGGCCTGGTCTTCGAGGCCTTCGACAGCGAAGGCGAGTTGCGCGCACTCTTCGGCGGCGGTCGCTACGACGACCTCGTGGGCCTGTTCGGCAGTCAGGACGTGTCTGCGGTCGGATTCGCCTTCGGCTATTCGACGACGCGCGAACTCCTCAAGATGGAAGGCGAGTGGCCCGCCGAGGAGGTATCGACCGACGTCTACGTCGCCGCTGTCTCCGGGGACGTTCGCGAGGCGGCACTCGGATTCGCGAGCGGTCTCCGTGAGGCAGGGCTCGTTGTCGAAACCGATCTGGCGAACCGCGGGCTCGGCGGCCAGTTCGAGTACGCCGACAGTATCAACGCCGACACGGTCCTGATCGTCGGCCAGCGCGACCTTGACGACGGGGTCGTCACCGTCCGTGACATGGACAGCGGCGACGAACGGCGGGTGTCGATCGAGGACGTCGTCGACGAACTCGCGTAG
- a CDS encoding tubulin/FtsZ family protein has product MKVVLIGVGQAGGKITQALAAYDYEMGFDAIQGALAVNTAEADLQALDIDTQLIGRDRVKGHGVGGDNELGAEIMREASTEVIDELDGRITSRAEGIVIVAGLGGGTGSGGAPMLARELKRIYDIPVYVLGVLPGRNEGSIYQANAGRSLKTVAREADATVLIDNDAWHDNEESLEASFETINRNIAQRVGLLLAAGEVVDGVAESVVDSSEVINTLRPGGIASIGYASAAAAEDSADNVNNIVTATRNALLSGTSLPNAVEADTALLVIGGDPDRIARKGVERARRWLEDETGCLEVRGGDFPLDSERLAALVLLGGVERSSRIDEFLDRAREAHERASEPTPDPNDAFENDQLEDLF; this is encoded by the coding sequence ATGAAGGTCGTCCTGATCGGGGTCGGTCAAGCCGGCGGCAAGATCACCCAGGCCCTCGCCGCATACGACTACGAGATGGGGTTCGACGCGATCCAGGGGGCGCTGGCAGTCAACACCGCCGAGGCCGATCTGCAGGCACTCGATATCGACACGCAGCTGATCGGGCGCGATCGCGTGAAAGGCCACGGCGTCGGCGGGGACAACGAACTCGGTGCCGAGATCATGCGCGAGGCGTCGACGGAAGTGATCGACGAACTCGACGGCCGGATCACCTCCCGCGCGGAGGGGATCGTGATCGTCGCCGGGCTCGGCGGCGGGACCGGCTCCGGCGGCGCGCCGATGCTGGCACGCGAACTCAAGCGCATCTACGACATCCCCGTCTACGTGCTCGGTGTGTTACCGGGACGCAACGAGGGGTCGATCTATCAGGCGAACGCCGGTCGGTCGCTCAAGACCGTCGCCCGCGAGGCCGACGCGACGGTCCTGATCGACAACGACGCCTGGCACGACAACGAGGAGAGCCTCGAGGCGAGTTTCGAGACGATCAACCGGAACATTGCCCAGCGCGTCGGCCTGTTGCTGGCCGCCGGCGAGGTCGTCGACGGGGTCGCCGAGAGCGTCGTCGACTCCAGCGAAGTCATCAACACGCTCCGGCCCGGGGGGATCGCATCGATCGGGTACGCCTCCGCGGCGGCAGCCGAGGACAGCGCGGACAACGTCAACAACATCGTCACCGCGACGCGAAACGCCCTGCTCTCGGGGACGAGTCTCCCGAACGCGGTCGAGGCCGACACGGCGCTGCTGGTGATCGGCGGTGACCCCGACCGCATCGCCCGCAAGGGCGTCGAACGCGCGCGCCGCTGGCTCGAGGACGAGACCGGCTGTCTGGAGGTCAGGGGCGGGGACTTCCCGCTCGATAGCGAGCGACTCGCCGCGCTCGTGCTGCTCGGCGGAGTCGAACGCTCCAGTCGGATCGACGAGTTCCTCGACCGCGCTCGCGAGGCACACGAGCGAGCCAGCGAGCCGACGCCGGATCCGAACGACGCCTTCGAGAACGATCAGCTCGAAGACCTCTTTTGA